The following proteins are co-located in the Flavobacterium sp. CECT 9288 genome:
- a CDS encoding DUF4254 domain-containing protein, giving the protein MFSKLAYSVFEQSIKDYHQFDNVDQPINNPFPKDKFEHLLYHKNWIDTVQWHFEDIIRDPNIDPVAALTLKRRIDASNQERTDMVEYIDSYFLQKYSHVVVKDHAKINSESPAWAFDRLSILALKIYHMQEEANRDEASQDHRDKCQAKLNVLLEQRTDLSTAIDDLLTDIENGDKFMKVYKQMKMYNDDELNPVLYQNKK; this is encoded by the coding sequence ATGTTTTCAAAATTAGCCTACTCAGTCTTCGAGCAAAGCATCAAGGATTATCACCAGTTTGATAATGTTGATCAACCTATAAACAATCCTTTCCCAAAGGATAAATTTGAACATTTATTGTATCACAAAAACTGGATTGACACCGTTCAATGGCATTTTGAGGATATTATTCGTGATCCAAATATTGATCCAGTTGCTGCCTTAACATTGAAAAGAAGAATTGATGCTTCTAATCAAGAGCGTACGGATATGGTGGAATATATTGACAGTTATTTTCTTCAAAAATACAGTCATGTGGTTGTTAAAGATCATGCAAAAATCAATTCAGAAAGTCCTGCTTGGGCGTTTGACCGTTTGTCTATCTTGGCTTTAAAAATTTACCACATGCAAGAAGAAGCTAATCGTGACGAGGCTTCACAAGATCACAGAGATAAATGTCAGGCTAAATTAAATGTGTTATTAGAGCAAAGAACAGATTTGTCAACTGCAATTGATGATTTACTTACTGATATTGAAAATGGAGATAAATTCATGAAAGTGTACAAACAAATGAAGATGTACAATGATGATGAATTGAATCCTGTTTTATACCAAAATAAAAAATAA
- the upp gene encoding uracil phosphoribosyltransferase: MQIHYLSEENSVLNHFLGQIRNVTVHNDSMRFRRNIERIGEIIAYELSKNLEYTNIEIQTPLGIKKTTEIADQLVLCSVLRAGLPLHLGFLNYFDQAENGFVSAYRHHPNNDEAFDILVQYQAITDLNGKNLILVDPMLATGQSLVAVFNKLMENSTPKEIHIAVVIAAPEGIAYLQEQLPNNCHLWVASLDEKLNEKSYIIPGLGDAGDLAYGIKL, encoded by the coding sequence ATGCAAATTCATTATTTATCAGAGGAAAACAGTGTCCTTAATCACTTTTTAGGGCAAATTCGAAATGTTACTGTACACAACGACAGCATGCGTTTCCGAAGAAATATTGAACGTATTGGTGAAATAATAGCATACGAGTTAAGTAAAAATTTAGAGTATACTAATATTGAAATCCAAACACCTCTAGGAATAAAAAAAACTACTGAAATAGCAGATCAACTCGTATTATGTTCAGTACTTAGAGCAGGTTTACCATTGCATTTAGGTTTTTTAAATTACTTTGATCAGGCCGAAAACGGTTTTGTATCAGCTTACCGGCACCACCCAAACAATGATGAAGCTTTTGATATTTTGGTGCAATACCAAGCCATTACTGACCTCAACGGAAAGAATCTAATTCTAGTAGATCCTATGCTTGCTACAGGACAATCACTGGTAGCTGTTTTCAATAAATTAATGGAAAATAGTACCCCAAAAGAAATTCATATTGCTGTGGTTATTGCCGCTCCAGAGGGAATTGCGTACTTACAAGAGCAACTACCAAACAACTGCCACTTATGGGTGGCCTCACTAGACGAAAAACTAAATGAGAAAAGCTATATCATTCCAGGACTAGGAGATGCAGGTGATTTAGCCTATGGGATTAAATTATAA
- a CDS encoding DUF6427 family protein encodes MITSVFKKSTPLNFSLVVIFMLVFFLVVQFQETSWMTSYFLMFKKGVSFCFIVASVFLTDFIAKRNGLSKDSTFTTFFFLLFLLFFPSIFDNINLIIANFFLLLALRRLISLQSLKASKEKIFDASLWIFLATLFHFWSILFIVLVFISIIFHVARDYRNWILPFIAFFVTGIIFLLFTTVFQIDSLAYITKSMSVNFALDYFTSNYQNGAMSIYATIALFFIISMFASLSSRPQILHTSYKKVVASFFLGVIIYVISDHKSNDLLLFTFAPLAIMATSHIEIPQEKLKQEIVVYVMIACSMFTFFTQL; translated from the coding sequence ATGATAACAAGTGTTTTTAAAAAATCTACACCATTAAATTTTTCATTGGTTGTAATTTTTATGCTGGTTTTCTTTTTAGTAGTACAATTCCAGGAAACTTCTTGGATGACATCTTATTTTTTAATGTTTAAAAAAGGGGTATCTTTTTGTTTTATAGTTGCTTCGGTATTTTTAACTGATTTTATTGCCAAAAGAAATGGCTTGAGTAAAGATAGTACTTTTACTACATTTTTCTTTTTGTTATTCTTGTTATTTTTCCCAAGTATTTTTGACAATATTAATCTCATTATTGCCAATTTTTTTCTGCTTTTAGCCCTTAGGAGATTAATCTCTTTACAATCATTAAAAGCATCAAAAGAGAAAATATTTGATGCTTCGTTGTGGATTTTCCTTGCTACGTTATTTCATTTTTGGAGTATCCTTTTTATAGTATTGGTTTTTATTTCTATCATTTTTCACGTAGCCAGAGACTATAGAAATTGGATTCTACCTTTCATAGCTTTCTTTGTTACCGGAATCATTTTCTTGTTGTTTACAACAGTGTTTCAAATTGATAGTTTGGCTTACATTACAAAAAGTATGAGTGTGAATTTTGCATTAGATTATTTTACAAGCAATTATCAAAACGGGGCAATGTCTATTTATGCAACTATTGCTTTGTTTTTTATAATCTCTATGTTTGCTAGTTTGTCTAGTAGACCTCAAATACTACATACTTCTTATAAAAAAGTGGTGGCTTCTTTCTTTTTAGGAGTTATTATTTATGTAATTTCAGATCATAAAAGTAATGATTTACTCCTTTTTACTTTTGCTCCCCTAGCCATCATGGCAACCAGTCATATTGAAATACCACAAGAAAAATTAAAACAAGAAATTGTAGTTTATGTGATGATTGCCTGCAGTATGTTTACTTTTTTTACACAATTATAA
- a CDS encoding uracil phosphoribosyltransferase has translation MKAFFEGIQYLFVDILFAPLDFLRSLELSSWFVANTINWIFMIICAAAMVYWIKQLQIFNDAGTENQDTTAHSFLK, from the coding sequence ATGAAAGCATTTTTCGAAGGAATACAATACTTATTTGTAGACATTTTATTTGCTCCTCTAGATTTTTTACGTTCTTTAGAGCTTAGCTCATGGTTTGTTGCTAACACTATCAACTGGATTTTCATGATTATTTGTGCAGCTGCAATGGTGTACTGGATCAAACAATTGCAAATCTTTAATGATGCAGGAACAGAAAATCAAGATACTACGGCTCACTCTTTCTTAAAATAA
- the purD gene encoding phosphoribosylamine--glycine ligase, which translates to MTILLLGSGGREHAFAWKMVQSPLCEKLFVAPGNAGTAAIATNLAMSPTDFEAIKAFAIQENVGMVVVGPEDPLVKGIYDFFLNDPALCHIPVIGPSKIGAQLEGSKEFAKEFLIKHNIPTAAYDSFTAETVEQGCEFLERLQPPYVLKADGLAAGKGVLIIQDLAEAKDELRNMLVHQKFGVASSKVVIEEFLDGIELSCFVLTDGKSYKILPTAKDYKRIGESDTGLNTGGMGAVSPVPYVDAVLMEKIETRIVKPTIDGFQKDGIAYKGFVFIGLINVNNEPIVIEYNVRMGDPETEVVIPRLQTDLVELFLAVANEKLDEINLEIDPRSATTVMLVSGGYPEDFEKGKVITGLENVQDSIVFHAGTKLDQGAIVSNGGRVLAITSYGNDFQEAIKKSYQNIDKLHFDKMYFRKDIGNDLK; encoded by the coding sequence ATGACAATTTTACTACTCGGTTCTGGCGGAAGAGAGCACGCATTTGCTTGGAAAATGGTTCAAAGCCCATTATGCGAAAAACTTTTTGTAGCTCCTGGAAATGCAGGAACTGCAGCCATTGCAACCAATCTTGCTATGAGTCCAACTGATTTTGAAGCCATAAAAGCATTTGCAATTCAAGAGAATGTGGGCATGGTGGTTGTAGGTCCTGAGGATCCATTGGTAAAGGGGATTTATGATTTCTTTTTAAATGATCCAGCTTTATGTCATATTCCTGTTATTGGTCCTTCAAAAATAGGCGCTCAGCTAGAAGGGAGTAAGGAATTTGCAAAGGAATTTTTAATCAAACACAACATCCCAACGGCTGCTTATGATAGTTTTACAGCCGAAACCGTAGAACAAGGATGTGAATTCTTAGAAAGATTGCAACCTCCGTATGTTTTAAAAGCAGATGGTTTGGCCGCTGGTAAAGGCGTTTTAATCATTCAGGATTTGGCTGAAGCCAAAGATGAACTAAGAAACATGCTTGTACATCAAAAATTTGGTGTAGCCAGTTCAAAAGTAGTTATCGAAGAATTTCTGGACGGAATAGAATTGAGCTGTTTTGTACTCACAGACGGAAAAAGTTATAAAATATTGCCAACTGCTAAAGATTACAAACGCATTGGCGAAAGCGATACAGGACTCAACACAGGTGGTATGGGAGCTGTTTCTCCAGTTCCTTATGTAGATGCTGTTTTAATGGAAAAAATAGAAACACGCATTGTAAAACCTACAATTGATGGTTTTCAAAAAGATGGAATAGCTTACAAAGGTTTTGTTTTCATAGGGCTAATCAATGTTAATAACGAACCTATTGTTATTGAATACAATGTAAGAATGGGAGATCCAGAGACAGAAGTAGTAATCCCAAGATTACAAACTGATTTGGTTGAATTATTTTTGGCTGTAGCTAATGAAAAACTAGACGAAATCAACTTAGAAATTGATCCAAGAAGTGCCACTACTGTGATGCTAGTATCTGGAGGTTATCCAGAAGATTTTGAAAAAGGAAAAGTAATTACGGGACTAGAAAACGTTCAAGATTCTATTGTATTTCATGCTGGAACTAAGCTAGACCAAGGAGCAATTGTTTCAAATGGGGGTAGAGTGCTAGCCATTACATCTTACGGGAATGATTTTCAAGAGGCCATAAAAAAATCTTACCAAAACATAGACAAGCTACATTTTGATAAGATGTATTTTAGAAAAGACATTGGAAATGATCTTAAATAA